The Spiroplasma citri genome has a segment encoding these proteins:
- a CDS encoding dihydrolipoamide acetyltransferase family protein, translated as MVKFKFADIGEGLTEGKVAKIMIEVGDKIKDGVEMFAVETDKVNTEIYAPCDGIVSKINMAVGDTIYVGDVVVEIDDGTAGDSPAPATSEQPTTVPVEEEKAAGVVGAVSISNTVLAPRHLPNNGSANVDSNKNVLSTPIVRKMAADLKIDLTKIQGSGQNGKIMKADLVQGAKSTTTGPTLSTMPINIPQINATGAVRREAMSPIRKAIAKQMTLSKTVIAEATLMKNIDVTKLIEIRAQLKGQAEQQGVKLTYMPFFMKACAIALKDFPILNAAYDQEQQEIIFKDYYNIGMATDTPTGLMVPVVKGVDQLNIMQIAKMINDLATKTRERKLKPDEMKDGTFTITNFGSAGIEFATPVINFPEVAILGVGIIKKAPVINKNNEIEISSILPLSLTIDHRLIDGADGGRFLARVTELLESPALLLL; from the coding sequence ATGGTTAAATTTAAATTCGCCGATATCGGAGAAGGATTAACAGAAGGAAAAGTGGCCAAAATTATGATTGAAGTTGGTGACAAAATTAAAGACGGAGTTGAAATGTTCGCCGTTGAAACTGATAAAGTTAATACGGAAATTTATGCGCCATGTGATGGTATTGTTAGCAAAATTAATATGGCAGTTGGCGATACAATTTATGTTGGTGATGTCGTAGTTGAAATTGATGATGGCACTGCCGGTGATAGTCCAGCACCAGCTACATCAGAGCAACCAACGACAGTACCAGTTGAAGAGGAAAAAGCAGCAGGAGTAGTTGGTGCAGTATCAATTTCTAATACCGTTTTAGCGCCACGTCATTTACCAAACAATGGTAGTGCTAATGTTGATAGTAATAAAAATGTGTTATCAACGCCAATTGTGCGAAAAATGGCAGCTGATTTAAAAATTGATTTAACAAAAATTCAAGGTTCAGGACAAAACGGTAAGATTATGAAAGCTGATTTAGTCCAAGGGGCAAAAAGCACAACAACTGGCCCTACTTTATCAACAATGCCAATTAATATTCCGCAAATTAATGCAACAGGTGCTGTTCGTCGCGAAGCAATGTCACCAATTCGTAAAGCAATTGCAAAACAAATGACTTTGTCAAAAACTGTTATTGCTGAGGCAACATTAATGAAAAATATTGATGTAACAAAATTAATTGAAATTAGAGCACAATTAAAAGGACAAGCAGAACAACAAGGAGTTAAGTTAACATATATGCCCTTTTTTATGAAAGCTTGTGCAATTGCTTTAAAAGATTTTCCAATTTTAAATGCAGCATATGATCAAGAACAACAAGAAATTATTTTTAAAGACTACTATAATATTGGAATGGCAACTGACACACCGACTGGTTTAATGGTTCCTGTTGTTAAAGGAGTTGATCAGTTAAATATTATGCAAATTGCAAAAATGATTAATGATTTAGCAACAAAAACACGTGAGCGTAAATTAAAACCTGATGAAATGAAAGATGGAACCTTCACAATTACTAATTTTGGGTCAGCGGGCATTGAATTTGCTACACCAGTAATTAATTTCCCAGAAGTAGCAATCTTAGGAGTTGGAATTATTAAAAAGGCACCAGTTATTAATAAAAATAATGAAATAGAAATAAGTTCAATCTTACCATTATCGTTAACGATTGATCATCGTTTAATTGATGGTGCTGATGGTGGTCGCTTTTTAGCACGAGTAACAGAATTACTAGAATCACCAGCTTTATTATTATTGTAA
- the lpdA gene encoding dihydrolipoyl dehydrogenase, whose amino-acid sequence MENKYDVIIVGAGPGGYVTAIKAAQEGLKTLIIEKEYYGGVCLNVGCIPTKALLKSSKVYDMMKHADNYGIDVAKAAVAPNWVKMQERKAKVVTQLTKGVEFLLKKNKVDLIKGEAKAIDKNTVEVAGKRYLCANLIIATGSVSRRLPLPAFEQAEKAGYVISSTEALSLPTIPKKLIIIGGGVIGIEFACLYHRLGTEVTILQGLDTILELLDKDIREELTKLLIKNKVKIETSVKIKAIKGKSVIYDNSEGKEVKLTSDYCLVSVGRTPVTTGFENIGLKIGERKNIEVDEQCKTNLPGVYAIGDVVGRAMLAHVAWAQGILVIDNIKGKNVKMNYNRIPSCIYSFPEVATVGITEEQAIKDKIAYKAFKFPLAANGKAIADGETDGFVKILCDPKYGEILGAHIVAATATDMISEITACMETEGTIHELAKTVHPHPTLSEIIMEVSHGLEGRAIHI is encoded by the coding sequence ATGGAAAACAAATATGATGTAATTATTGTTGGAGCAGGCCCAGGTGGCTATGTTACAGCGATTAAAGCAGCTCAAGAAGGTTTAAAAACACTAATTATTGAAAAGGAATATTATGGTGGTGTTTGCCTAAATGTTGGTTGTATTCCAACAAAAGCGTTGTTAAAAAGTAGTAAAGTATATGATATGATGAAACATGCTGACAACTATGGTATTGATGTTGCAAAAGCAGCAGTCGCCCCAAATTGAGTAAAAATGCAAGAACGAAAAGCAAAAGTAGTGACGCAATTAACAAAAGGGGTTGAATTTTTATTGAAAAAAAATAAAGTTGACCTAATTAAAGGCGAAGCGAAAGCAATTGACAAAAATACCGTTGAAGTTGCTGGGAAACGTTATTTATGTGCTAATTTGATTATTGCAACAGGAAGTGTTTCGCGTAGGCTACCATTACCAGCTTTTGAACAAGCTGAAAAAGCTGGTTATGTTATATCATCAACAGAAGCTTTATCATTACCAACAATTCCAAAAAAATTAATTATTATTGGTGGTGGTGTCATTGGCATTGAATTTGCTTGTTTATATCATCGTTTAGGAACAGAAGTAACAATTTTACAAGGTTTAGACACTATTTTAGAGTTATTAGATAAAGACATTCGTGAAGAATTAACAAAATTGTTAATTAAAAATAAGGTAAAAATTGAAACTTCAGTTAAGATTAAAGCAATTAAAGGTAAATCAGTAATTTATGATAATAGTGAAGGAAAAGAAGTAAAACTAACATCAGATTATTGTTTAGTTTCAGTTGGTCGAACACCAGTAACAACTGGTTTTGAAAACATTGGACTAAAAATTGGAGAGCGAAAAAACATTGAAGTTGATGAGCAATGTAAAACAAACTTGCCTGGTGTATATGCAATTGGCGATGTTGTGGGGCGTGCAATGCTAGCTCATGTTGCTTGAGCACAAGGAATTTTAGTAATTGATAATATCAAGGGAAAAAATGTAAAAATGAATTATAATAGAATTCCTTCTTGCATTTATTCATTCCCAGAAGTAGCAACAGTTGGAATTACTGAAGAGCAGGCAATTAAAGATAAAATTGCTTATAAAGCATTTAAATTTCCACTAGCAGCAAATGGTAAAGCAATAGCTGACGGAGAAACTGATGGTTTTGTTAAAATTTTATGTGATCCAAAATATGGTGAAATTTTAGGAGCTCATATTGTTGCTGCAACAGCAACAGATATGATTTCTGAAATTACTGCTTGTATGGAAACAGAAGGAACAATTCATGAATTGGCAAAAACAGTTCACCCACATCCGACGCTATCAGAGATTATTATGGAAGTTTCCCATGGTTTAGAAGGCCGTGCAATTCATATTTAA